Proteins found in one Kangiella sediminilitoris genomic segment:
- a CDS encoding Lrp/AsnC family transcriptional regulator, protein MIKSSQGTLDTVDKKILNLLQLEGRLSNSELAKRINLSPPATHARVKRLEQEGFIHQYAALVDRHRLGFDNLCFVEFSLQLHNSEQIQTVLATVKSWPEVLECHNVTGEYDYLLKVAVRNTQSLESFVSEKMIPLEGVARIHTSLVLKEVKTTTAIILED, encoded by the coding sequence ATGATAAAATCATCACAAGGTACGCTAGATACTGTCGATAAAAAGATTTTAAATCTTTTACAACTGGAAGGACGTTTGAGTAACTCCGAGTTGGCTAAACGAATAAACTTATCACCTCCGGCAACGCACGCTCGTGTGAAACGTCTGGAGCAAGAAGGTTTCATTCATCAGTATGCGGCTTTGGTTGATAGGCATAGGCTGGGTTTTGATAACTTATGCTTTGTTGAGTTCAGTCTGCAGCTCCATAACTCGGAACAAATCCAGACAGTACTGGCTACAGTTAAATCATGGCCTGAGGTATTGGAATGTCATAACGTGACCGGCGAGTATGACTATTTGCTTAAAGTCGCTGTTCGCAATACCCAGTCTTTAGAAAGCTTTGTCTCCGAGAAAATGATACCACTTGAGGGTGTTGCTCGAATTCATACAAGCCTCGTGCTAAAAGAAGTAAAAACAACGACGGCTATCATACTCGAAGACTAA
- the megL gene encoding methionine gamma-lyase, translated as MSSSKSHFNNIETRAIHAGRVGDPSFGSLATPIHQTSTFIFDNVQQGANRFAGEEQGYIYSRLGNPTVRELEQKMAALENTEDAAAFGSGMGAVSATLLANLKQGDHLVASSALYGCSFALINHKFADFGIEVTFVDITDLSEVEDAVKENTKLIYFETPINPNMVCADMEGINQIAKKHDLLTVMDNTFMSPVLQQPSDFGMDLIIHSATKYLNGHGDVIGGIVCGSAEQIEHIKMTTQKDMGATMSPNDAWLICRGLKTLSVRVERHCDNAEKLADYLSAHPDIEAVYYPGLKSHPANHLIGKQMKRAGGVIAFEVSGGFDDAVRFMNQLELCHIAVSLGDAETLIQHPASMTHSTYTPEERAEAGISETLIRISVGLEHADDIIGDLEQALQKMKIKVA; from the coding sequence ATGAGTTCTTCTAAAAGTCATTTTAATAATATTGAAACCCGGGCAATTCATGCAGGAAGAGTGGGTGACCCTAGCTTTGGTTCCCTCGCTACACCAATACACCAAACTTCTACCTTTATCTTTGACAATGTGCAGCAAGGTGCAAATCGATTTGCTGGTGAAGAGCAAGGCTATATTTACAGTCGTTTAGGAAACCCAACGGTTCGTGAACTTGAGCAAAAAATGGCTGCTCTTGAAAATACCGAAGATGCCGCAGCGTTTGGCTCAGGCATGGGAGCTGTATCAGCAACGCTTTTGGCTAACCTGAAACAAGGCGATCATCTTGTTGCTTCTTCGGCGCTATATGGATGTAGTTTTGCATTAATTAACCATAAATTTGCCGATTTTGGTATTGAAGTAACGTTTGTCGATATTACCGATTTGTCGGAAGTAGAAGATGCAGTCAAAGAGAATACAAAACTTATTTATTTTGAAACACCGATCAATCCAAATATGGTTTGCGCGGATATGGAAGGTATCAATCAAATTGCTAAAAAGCATGATTTATTAACGGTCATGGATAACACCTTTATGTCTCCGGTCCTTCAGCAACCTAGCGACTTTGGAATGGATTTAATTATTCACAGTGCTACTAAGTATCTTAATGGACATGGTGACGTCATTGGTGGGATTGTATGTGGTTCGGCCGAGCAAATCGAGCATATTAAGATGACCACGCAGAAGGATATGGGCGCAACTATGAGCCCAAATGATGCATGGTTAATCTGTCGTGGGCTTAAAACATTATCCGTACGTGTCGAGCGACATTGTGACAACGCTGAAAAACTGGCGGACTACCTGAGCGCTCACCCTGATATTGAAGCCGTTTATTATCCGGGGCTTAAAAGTCACCCTGCGAATCATTTGATTGGTAAGCAGATGAAAAGAGCTGGTGGAGTCATTGCATTTGAAGTCAGTGGTGGATTCGATGATGCGGTGCGCTTTATGAATCAGCTTGAGCTTTGTCATATCGCTGTTAGTTTAGGTGACGCTGAAACTTTAATTCAGCATCCAGCTTCGATGACGCACTCCACCTATACTCCTGAGGAAAGAGCAGAGGCAGGCATCAGTGAAACATTAATTCGTATTTCTGTAGGCCTGGAACATGCCGATGATATTATTGGTGACCTCGAGCAGGCGTTGCAAAAGATGAAAATTAAAGTCGCTTAA